The following are encoded together in the Xanthomonas vesicatoria ATCC 35937 genome:
- a CDS encoding XVIPCD domain-containing protein: MSNASTGPDARDVDRNKQVIDDANGRAFNPTYSSSNSEYAATVGGGTVSVNPAEQSAKYAHSNEQSSGSLSAGILSDTGAQTTTFSLEADAQTGQQQSLQSKLGDSKLSVEAGASAGQRMRYALTLPGVDQSLEAARQVNPLQPESLPIGARAVMDTQTFVQRESSASLRGLATQSEITEASGRSYMIERVDERHVRVVTGPNAAIEAVNALGVKAGPAQALLGRADSLGQSQVNSAQFDLADPRARAAMGEFVREGKLAPGVPGVDEMQTLERIDFSSQQRLQLELGPLSADVGGNRNEGSQVRISTPGQDGYTLVQQLHYGDNVPLTIVRQYDGNDAERVEQRSYRFEIDGDVAAPGLLQRLGGRNEASEEKAIAQTLNSALSGEMTGAGAIAPGQKTTLEFSEGQMQALREQTRASADAGKIGGSALTSLVGDRHAPAQSPEQFAIAMARNVGGSPYAFAERLQRIADGADGNYDGQLQRVDATVLPRPTDATPTLPDPRDAAHPDHALLQQCTAAVGRLQAAPGPAAGMDGERLALGSVVAARENGLQRVDHVLLGNDPARGFVVQGALDSPAHLRGSFDAKAVQEAPVEASLQRLQALEPGTQRDAATQAQVSQQETQRQAQAR, encoded by the coding sequence ATGAGCAACGCCTCCACCGGCCCAGACGCGCGCGATGTGGACCGTAACAAGCAGGTCATCGACGATGCGAACGGCCGCGCATTCAACCCAACCTACAGCAGCTCCAACAGCGAATACGCGGCGACAGTAGGGGGCGGCACTGTGTCGGTCAACCCGGCAGAACAGTCTGCCAAATATGCGCATAGCAACGAGCAGAGCAGCGGCTCGCTGAGCGCAGGCATTCTCAGCGATACCGGCGCGCAGACCACGACTTTCAGCCTTGAGGCCGACGCGCAGACCGGTCAGCAGCAAAGCCTGCAGTCCAAGCTCGGCGACAGCAAGCTGAGCGTCGAGGCCGGCGCCAGTGCCGGGCAGCGCATGCGCTACGCGCTGACGCTGCCGGGTGTGGACCAATCGCTGGAGGCCGCCAGACAGGTCAATCCGCTGCAGCCGGAGAGCCTTCCGATCGGCGCGCGCGCGGTGATGGACACCCAGACCTTCGTGCAGCGCGAATCCTCCGCGAGCCTGCGCGGGCTTGCCACGCAAAGCGAAATTACCGAAGCCAGCGGTCGCAGCTACATGATCGAACGCGTCGACGAGCGCCACGTGCGTGTGGTGACCGGACCGAACGCAGCCATCGAGGCGGTAAATGCGCTGGGCGTCAAGGCCGGACCGGCCCAGGCCCTGCTCGGACGCGCCGATTCGCTGGGCCAGTCGCAAGTGAACAGCGCGCAGTTCGACTTGGCCGATCCGCGCGCGCGCGCGGCCATGGGCGAGTTCGTGCGCGAGGGCAAGCTGGCGCCAGGCGTGCCCGGCGTCGATGAGATGCAGACGCTGGAGCGCATCGATTTCAGCTCGCAGCAGCGTCTGCAGCTGGAACTGGGCCCGCTCAGCGCCGATGTGGGCGGCAACCGCAACGAAGGCAGCCAGGTGCGTATCAGCACGCCAGGCCAGGACGGCTACACCCTGGTGCAACAGCTGCACTACGGCGACAACGTACCGCTGACGATCGTGCGCCAGTACGACGGCAACGATGCCGAACGCGTGGAGCAGCGCAGCTACCGCTTCGAAATCGATGGCGACGTGGCCGCACCGGGCTTGTTGCAGCGTCTGGGCGGGCGCAACGAGGCCAGCGAGGAAAAGGCGATCGCCCAGACCCTCAACAGCGCGTTGAGCGGCGAGATGACGGGCGCCGGCGCGATTGCGCCAGGGCAGAAGACCACGCTGGAATTCAGCGAAGGGCAGATGCAGGCGCTGCGGGAGCAGACCCGCGCCAGCGCCGACGCCGGCAAGATCGGGGGCAGCGCGCTGACCTCGCTGGTCGGCGACCGCCACGCTCCGGCGCAGTCGCCCGAGCAATTTGCGATCGCGATGGCCCGCAACGTGGGCGGGTCGCCTTACGCGTTTGCCGAGCGGCTACAGCGCATCGCCGATGGCGCCGACGGGAACTACGACGGCCAGCTGCAGCGTGTCGATGCCACGGTTCTGCCGCGGCCGACCGACGCCACCCCGACGCTCCCGGATCCGCGCGATGCAGCGCACCCGGATCATGCCCTGCTGCAGCAATGCACGGCGGCAGTGGGGCGCCTGCAAGCGGCACCCGGCCCTGCGGCAGGGATGGATGGCGAACGCCTGGCCTTGGGGTCGGTGGTGGCCGCACGCGAAAATGGCTTGCAGCGGGTCGATCACGTGCTGCTCGGCAACGATCCTGCGCGTGGCTTCGTAGTGCAGGGAGCGCTGGACTCACCCGCACATCTGCGTGGCAGCTTCGATGCCAAGGCTGTGCAGGAGGCACCTGTGGAAGCGAGCCTGCAGCGCCTGCAAGCGCTGGAACCCGGCACGCAGCGCGATGCCGCTACCCAGGCGCAGGTATCGCAGCAGGAAACGCAGCGGCAGGCACAGGCGCGCTGA
- a CDS encoding M2 family metallopeptidase, with amino-acid sequence MNPRLLLLALTLVAGTLSLSACRRDAAPPATPAATKTAPTESADQFVARISAEYKAAYPEVTAAQWLSSTYINGDSQLLAAKANERSLAQLDRWIEQSKQYTGTPMSADGARALQLLKLMSALPAPRDPAKLAELTRIAAKMEGDYGAGSYCVGDGEQRRCRQLGELEQVLASSRDYNEQLDAWQGWHGTAQPMRKDYQRFVELANEGARGNGFADVGVMWRSGYDMPPAQLASETDRLWEQVKPLYAQLQCYARGKLDTQYGKDKGEVAGGLLPAHLMGNMWQQDWSNLWDLLQPYPGAGDLDITSALEKQYQGNLSAVLARNTGGDGGAAARFNAEREAQLRTAKQMTERAQDFYTSLGMPKLPESYWQRSQFIKPLDRDVVCHASAWDMNMGGEPNQNIGADVRTKMCIKPTEEDFTTIYHELGHIYYDLAYNPLPPLFQNGANDGFHEAIGDTIVLAMTPKYLQSIGMVGEQQAGREALINSQMRMALSKVAFLPFGLMTDRWRWGVFDGSIPPERYNQAWWELKANYQGVAPVTARGEEFFDAGAKYHVPGNTPYTRYFLAHILQFQFYKGLCDAAGHQGPLYECSFYGNKDAGQKFWSMLQRGSSQPWQTTLKELTGSDKLDADPMLDYFAPMSEWLKQQNQGQLCGWQAKAPAAASNALAPAALH; translated from the coding sequence GTGAATCCTCGTTTGCTGTTGCTGGCGCTGACTCTGGTTGCCGGCACCCTGAGCTTGTCGGCCTGCCGCCGGGATGCGGCACCGCCAGCCACACCCGCCGCGACCAAGACCGCGCCGACCGAAAGCGCCGACCAGTTCGTTGCGCGCATCAGTGCCGAGTACAAGGCCGCCTACCCGGAAGTCACTGCGGCGCAGTGGCTGTCGTCGACCTACATCAACGGTGACTCGCAGCTGCTGGCTGCCAAGGCCAACGAGCGTTCGCTGGCGCAGCTGGATCGCTGGATCGAACAATCCAAGCAGTACACCGGCACACCGATGTCGGCCGACGGTGCGCGTGCGCTGCAGTTGCTGAAATTAATGAGCGCCCTGCCCGCGCCGCGCGACCCGGCCAAGCTGGCCGAGCTCACCCGCATCGCCGCCAAGATGGAAGGCGATTACGGCGCCGGCAGTTACTGCGTGGGAGATGGCGAACAACGCCGTTGCCGCCAGCTCGGCGAGCTGGAACAGGTCCTTGCCAGCAGCCGCGACTACAACGAACAACTCGATGCCTGGCAGGGCTGGCATGGCACCGCGCAGCCGATGCGCAAGGACTACCAGCGCTTTGTCGAGCTGGCCAACGAAGGCGCACGCGGCAATGGCTTTGCCGATGTCGGGGTGATGTGGCGCAGCGGCTACGACATGCCGCCGGCGCAGCTGGCCAGCGAAACCGACCGCTTGTGGGAGCAGGTCAAGCCGCTGTATGCGCAGCTGCAGTGCTACGCGCGCGGCAAGCTGGACACCCAATACGGCAAGGACAAGGGCGAAGTGGCCGGCGGCCTGTTGCCGGCGCATCTGATGGGCAATATGTGGCAGCAGGACTGGAGCAATCTGTGGGATCTGCTGCAACCCTACCCCGGCGCCGGCGACCTGGACATTACCTCTGCGCTGGAAAAACAGTACCAGGGCAATCTGAGCGCGGTACTGGCGCGCAACACCGGCGGCGACGGCGGTGCGGCGGCGCGTTTCAATGCCGAGCGCGAAGCGCAACTGCGCACCGCCAAACAGATGACCGAGCGCGCGCAGGATTTCTACACGTCGCTGGGCATGCCCAAGCTTCCTGAGAGCTATTGGCAACGCTCGCAGTTCATCAAGCCGCTGGACCGCGACGTGGTCTGTCATGCCAGCGCCTGGGACATGAACATGGGCGGCGAGCCGAACCAGAATATCGGCGCGGATGTGCGAACCAAGATGTGCATCAAGCCCACCGAAGAAGACTTCACCACCATCTATCACGAGCTTGGCCACATCTATTACGACCTGGCCTACAACCCGCTGCCGCCGCTGTTCCAGAACGGTGCCAACGACGGCTTCCACGAAGCGATCGGCGACACCATCGTGCTGGCGATGACGCCAAAGTACCTGCAGTCGATCGGCATGGTCGGCGAACAGCAGGCCGGGCGCGAAGCCTTGATCAACTCGCAGATGCGCATGGCTTTGAGCAAGGTCGCCTTCCTGCCGTTCGGTTTGATGACCGACCGCTGGCGCTGGGGCGTGTTCGATGGCTCGATTCCGCCGGAGCGCTACAACCAGGCCTGGTGGGAACTCAAAGCCAACTACCAGGGCGTGGCGCCGGTGACCGCGCGTGGCGAGGAGTTCTTCGATGCCGGCGCCAAGTACCATGTGCCGGGCAACACCCCGTACACACGCTATTTTCTGGCGCATATCCTGCAGTTTCAGTTCTACAAGGGGCTGTGCGATGCAGCCGGACATCAAGGCCCGTTGTACGAGTGCAGCTTCTACGGCAACAAGGATGCAGGACAAAAATTCTGGTCGATGTTGCAACGTGGATCGAGTCAACCTTGGCAGACCACGCTGAAGGAGCTCACCGGCAGCGACAAGCTCGATGCCGACCCGATGTTGGATTACTTTGCGCCGATGAGCGAATGGCTCAAGCAGCAGAATCAAGGCCAATTATGCGGCTGGCAAGCGAAGGCGCCTGCTGCCGCGAGCAACGCGCTTGCGCCTGCCGCGCTGCACTGA
- a CDS encoding phosphoethanolamine transferase, whose translation MSTWLPEPRGRTSARALTWSTRPTVSTEALVLLSSLFFALVCNQLFWRTAMATHPGSLGFAISLMALLVAVHALLLGLLVWRWNAKPLLTLLLFTTALAAHYMDSYNVYLDADMLRNVLHTDHKESRELLTPGLIVPILCYFLIPAVLLWRTRLRARSAGKTLLVRGGFLLAVAIVGAAGAMLSSQDISALMRNHREVRYLATPINYIVALRQNLKSESPIKHAPKQPIEHDATATPRAAGSRPRLLLVVLGETARAQNWGLSGYARQTTPELAQAGVINFPDMHSCGTSTEVSVPCMFSPFGRRDYNEDMIRGHQSFLHVLEHAGISTLWRDNQSGCKGVCDGLEIQKLDDATTPGLCADGRCMDEVLLEDLAAQVRAKPGDRVVVLHQLGSHGPSYFERYPTQFERFKPVCKTADLGSCSRQDIVNAYDNSILYTDHFLNQAIHTLRGLQDYDTAMIYLSDHGESLGEKGLYLHGVPYAIAPKEQTHVPMVMWFSPEFARDRGLDETCLRHRAGQYTDQDALFPSVLGLMQVKTSIYAPERDLFAKCTGATLR comes from the coding sequence ATGAGCACCTGGTTGCCGGAACCGCGTGGGCGCACCAGCGCACGCGCGCTGACCTGGAGTACCCGGCCGACCGTATCGACCGAAGCGCTGGTGCTGCTGTCGAGCCTGTTCTTTGCGTTGGTGTGCAATCAGTTGTTCTGGCGCACGGCCATGGCCACGCATCCGGGCAGTCTCGGGTTTGCCATTTCGTTGATGGCACTGCTGGTCGCGGTGCATGCGCTGCTGTTGGGCTTGCTGGTGTGGCGCTGGAACGCCAAACCGCTGTTGACCCTGCTGCTGTTCACCACCGCACTGGCTGCGCATTACATGGACAGCTACAACGTCTATCTGGATGCGGACATGCTGCGCAATGTGCTGCATACCGACCACAAGGAATCGCGCGAACTGCTCACGCCCGGGCTGATCGTGCCGATACTGTGCTACTTCCTGATTCCTGCCGTGCTGCTGTGGCGTACACGCCTGCGCGCGCGCAGTGCCGGCAAGACGCTGCTGGTCCGGGGAGGATTTTTGTTGGCGGTGGCGATCGTGGGTGCCGCCGGCGCCATGTTGTCGTCGCAGGATATTTCGGCGTTGATGCGCAATCACCGCGAAGTGCGTTACCTGGCCACGCCGATCAACTACATCGTCGCGTTGCGACAGAACCTCAAGTCCGAGTCGCCGATCAAGCATGCGCCCAAGCAGCCGATCGAACACGACGCCACCGCCACGCCGCGCGCTGCAGGAAGCCGCCCGCGCTTGCTGTTAGTGGTACTGGGCGAAACCGCGCGTGCGCAGAACTGGGGCCTCAGCGGCTATGCGCGCCAGACCACGCCAGAGCTGGCGCAGGCAGGGGTGATCAATTTCCCGGACATGCATTCGTGCGGTACCAGCACCGAAGTCTCGGTGCCCTGCATGTTCTCGCCATTCGGCCGCCGCGATTACAACGAAGACATGATCCGCGGCCACCAGTCGTTCCTGCACGTACTTGAACACGCCGGTATTTCCACGCTGTGGCGCGACAATCAGTCCGGCTGCAAAGGCGTGTGCGACGGGCTGGAGATCCAGAAGCTGGATGACGCCACCACGCCGGGGTTGTGCGCCGATGGCCGTTGCATGGACGAAGTCCTGTTAGAAGATCTGGCGGCGCAGGTGCGTGCCAAGCCCGGCGACCGCGTGGTGGTGCTGCATCAACTCGGCAGCCACGGCCCCAGCTATTTCGAACGTTACCCGACGCAGTTCGAGCGCTTCAAACCTGTGTGCAAGACCGCGGATCTGGGTAGCTGCAGCCGTCAGGACATCGTCAACGCATACGACAATTCCATCCTGTATACCGACCATTTTCTCAACCAGGCCATTCACACCCTGCGCGGCTTGCAGGACTACGACACGGCGATGATCTATCTCTCTGATCACGGCGAATCGCTTGGCGAAAAGGGCCTGTATCTGCATGGTGTGCCGTATGCCATCGCGCCGAAGGAGCAGACCCACGTGCCGATGGTGATGTGGTTCTCGCCCGAGTTCGCGCGTGATCGCGGCCTGGATGAAACCTGCCTGCGCCACCGTGCAGGGCAATACACCGATCAGGACGCGCTGTTCCCATCGGTGCTTGGATTGATGCAGGTCAAAACCAGCATCTATGCGCCCGAGCGCGACCTGTTCGCCAAGTGCACGGGCGCGACGTTGCGCTGA
- a CDS encoding phosphatase PAP2 family protein — MTTLPVHAPVLARTAHDVQTRFLVRHLWLPLAGVLLASALLMGAGGDQWVADALYRLEGGHWLLKDHWFTSGAIHRVGRGLSTASGVSVVILAVTAWCKPRLRKLRWPLTYLAASVALSTSLVSLLKSWTAMDCPWDLSRYGGTRAMIGLFESRQGTAASGCFPAGHASAGYAWVALYFCALSLRPAWRLPGLSAGLVAGLIFGVAQQLRGAHFLSHDVWSLAVCWLTALALYRVMLAQPHRTSDSMLPSGDAA; from the coding sequence ATGACCACGCTCCCCGTCCATGCGCCAGTTCTGGCGCGCACCGCCCACGATGTGCAGACGCGCTTTTTGGTTCGCCACCTGTGGCTGCCGCTGGCGGGCGTGCTGCTGGCCAGCGCGCTATTGATGGGCGCAGGCGGCGATCAATGGGTTGCCGATGCGCTGTACCGGCTGGAAGGCGGGCACTGGCTGCTCAAGGACCATTGGTTCACCAGCGGAGCGATACATCGCGTTGGCAGAGGGCTGAGTACGGCTTCCGGTGTCAGCGTCGTGATTCTGGCGGTGACGGCGTGGTGCAAGCCGCGCCTGCGCAAGCTGCGCTGGCCGCTCACCTATCTGGCTGCATCGGTCGCCTTGTCGACCTCGCTTGTGTCGCTGCTCAAGTCATGGACGGCGATGGACTGCCCCTGGGATCTGAGCCGATATGGCGGCACCCGGGCGATGATTGGGCTGTTCGAATCGCGCCAGGGTACTGCCGCGTCCGGTTGCTTCCCGGCCGGCCATGCCAGTGCCGGCTATGCATGGGTTGCGCTGTACTTCTGTGCGTTGTCGCTGCGTCCTGCCTGGCGCTTGCCGGGTTTGTCTGCAGGGTTGGTGGCAGGTCTCATTTTCGGCGTTGCGCAGCAACTTCGCGGGGCGCATTTCCTGTCGCACGATGTATGGTCGTTGGCAGTGTGCTGGCTGACAGCACTGGCTTTGTATCGTGTGATGCTGGCGCAGCCGCATCGCACGTCTGATTCGATGTTGCCATCGGGGGATGCAGCATGA
- a CDS encoding ArnT family glycosyltransferase: MHVSPASSASLPRRRALLAALLLIVVSLLSGLGLRQPNPPDEPRFVLAARTMVESGHWLLPHRGSELYAEKPPVFMWLQAASYELVPHWPVAFLLPSLLAALATLWLTWDMTRLLWNRRVAGYAVLALFAVLQFGLMAKRAQIDMVLVALTTLSLWGLLRHVLRGPDWRAWTLGLFAAGVGTVTKGVGFLALLLLLPWMALPRRHWSVLPARAQAGRSWLLVLPAFLAGTAVWLGPLGIALLHSDNLQLHAYAHELLFKQTGTRYAHAWHHVKPFWYYLQVIATLWLPGCLLLPWLLPAWWRRLRRGDPRYVLLLAWSVLVLLFFSASPGKREVYIFPMLPALCMAAAPLLAGLLRRRGVRVLLNAYVLLLALAGLILGGGIALHLHWAENTAIKRGMELASLQSVGFWLIGLGIAGLAVMAWSRGRRAGTAVLVMTAALWLVYGLGLMPALDPYSSSARLMQRVGQRIGPHAELGMLAWREQNLLQADRAVTDFGFKAGWQQQWDKAGPWLAQAPEKRWLFVLKQAVPACIDPAQRIDIGESNRNQWQLVPGTAWHAGCIAPTTDAEQTGSDSDTD, from the coding sequence GTGCACGTGTCGCCTGCCAGCTCTGCCTCTCTCCCTCGTCGGCGCGCGCTGCTCGCCGCGCTGCTGTTGATCGTCGTCAGCCTGCTATCCGGGCTTGGGCTGCGCCAACCCAATCCGCCGGACGAGCCGCGCTTTGTGCTGGCTGCGCGCACGATGGTCGAAAGCGGTCATTGGCTGCTGCCGCATCGTGGCAGCGAGTTGTATGCAGAGAAGCCGCCAGTGTTCATGTGGCTGCAGGCGGCGAGCTATGAGCTGGTGCCGCACTGGCCGGTCGCGTTTCTGCTGCCCTCGCTGCTGGCCGCGCTGGCAACGCTCTGGCTGACCTGGGACATGACGCGCCTGCTATGGAACCGGCGTGTAGCCGGCTATGCGGTGCTGGCGTTGTTTGCAGTGCTGCAGTTCGGCCTGATGGCCAAACGCGCGCAGATCGACATGGTCTTGGTGGCGCTGACCACACTATCGCTATGGGGGTTGCTGCGGCACGTGCTGCGCGGGCCAGATTGGCGCGCATGGACGCTGGGGTTGTTTGCCGCTGGCGTCGGCACGGTGACCAAGGGGGTCGGCTTCCTGGCGCTGTTGCTGTTACTGCCGTGGATGGCGCTGCCACGCCGGCATTGGAGCGTGCTGCCGGCGCGTGCACAGGCCGGGCGCAGCTGGTTGCTGGTGCTGCCCGCATTTTTGGCTGGCACTGCGGTGTGGCTGGGGCCGCTGGGCATCGCGCTGCTGCATAGCGACAACCTGCAATTGCACGCATACGCGCACGAATTGTTGTTCAAGCAGACCGGCACGCGGTATGCGCACGCCTGGCATCACGTCAAACCGTTCTGGTACTACCTGCAGGTGATCGCCACGTTGTGGCTGCCGGGCTGCCTGTTGTTGCCGTGGCTGCTGCCGGCATGGTGGCGCCGGCTGCGACGCGGCGACCCGCGCTATGTGTTGCTGCTGGCGTGGAGCGTGCTGGTGCTGCTGTTCTTCAGTGCCAGCCCGGGCAAGCGCGAGGTGTATATCTTCCCGATGCTGCCCGCGCTGTGCATGGCGGCGGCCCCATTGCTGGCCGGGCTGCTGCGCCGACGCGGTGTGCGCGTGCTACTCAACGCTTATGTCCTGCTGCTTGCGCTCGCCGGATTGATTCTGGGTGGCGGCATTGCGCTGCATCTGCACTGGGCAGAAAACACCGCAATAAAACGCGGCATGGAGCTTGCGTCGTTGCAGTCGGTGGGATTTTGGCTAATCGGTCTTGGCATCGCAGGCCTCGCGGTGATGGCATGGTCGCGCGGCCGCCGCGCGGGCACTGCAGTGCTCGTCATGACGGCGGCGCTGTGGCTCGTCTATGGCCTGGGCTTGATGCCGGCACTGGACCCTTACAGTTCATCCGCGCGGCTGATGCAACGCGTCGGCCAGCGTATCGGCCCGCATGCCGAACTGGGTATGCTGGCCTGGCGCGAGCAGAACCTGCTGCAGGCCGACCGCGCAGTGACCGACTTCGGCTTCAAGGCCGGTTGGCAGCAGCAATGGGACAAGGCAGGCCCGTGGCTTGCGCAAGCGCCGGAAAAACGCTGGTTGTTCGTGCTCAAGCAGGCTGTACCGGCATGCATCGACCCGGCGCAACGCATCGATATCGGCGAGTCCAATCGCAATCAGTGGCAATTGGTGCCCGGCACGGCGTGGCATGCCGGTTGCATAGCCCCTACGACCGACGCCGAACAAACCGGTAGTGACAGCGATACAGACTGA
- a CDS encoding response regulator transcription factor has product MRLLVIEDNRNMVANLFDYFEARGHTLDAAPDGVTGLHLATTQQYDVLVLDWMMPRMDGPEVLRRLREQHQSELPVIMLTARDELPDKIAGFRAGADDYLTKPFALPELEVRIEALLARANGRRRGKLLQVADLRLDLATLEATRDGQALHLYPACRKLLEVLMQASPAAVTRQRLEQSLWGDDPPDGDMLRSHIYELRRSVDGPFAQKLIHTLPRLGYRLAELDSAIEPTSSDSTDG; this is encoded by the coding sequence ATGCGGCTGCTGGTCATCGAAGACAACCGCAATATGGTTGCCAACCTGTTCGACTATTTCGAAGCGCGCGGGCATACCCTGGACGCGGCGCCCGATGGTGTCACCGGCCTGCATCTGGCCACCACCCAGCAGTACGACGTGCTGGTGCTGGACTGGATGATGCCGCGCATGGACGGGCCGGAGGTGTTGCGCCGCCTGCGCGAGCAGCACCAGTCCGAACTGCCGGTGATCATGCTCACCGCACGCGACGAATTGCCGGACAAGATCGCCGGTTTCCGTGCCGGTGCCGACGATTACCTGACCAAACCCTTTGCGCTGCCCGAGCTCGAAGTGCGCATCGAGGCCTTGCTTGCGCGCGCAAATGGTCGCCGCCGCGGCAAGCTGTTGCAGGTGGCCGACCTGCGACTGGACCTGGCCACCTTGGAGGCCACTCGCGATGGGCAGGCGCTGCACCTGTATCCGGCCTGCCGCAAATTGCTGGAAGTGTTGATGCAGGCCAGCCCGGCTGCCGTCACCCGGCAGCGCCTGGAACAATCGTTGTGGGGCGACGACCCGCCCGACGGCGACATGCTGCGCTCGCATATCTATGAGTTGCGTCGCAGCGTGGATGGCCCGTTCGCGCAGAAGCTGATCCATACCCTGCCACGGCTCGGCTACCGGTTGGCAGAACTCGATAGCGCCATCGAACCGACCAGCAGCGATAGCACCGATGGCTAA
- a CDS encoding sensor histidine kinase, which translates to MAKPRPLGRRVMVWLFGYSLLMTLAVFGTAQYLHERAEHGVWRSLLNSELDSILDSSAQSPGYHWQDSDTLRLYRLDGSTSVPPVLRTLHPGLHEREIDGRPSALMVRDTPRAGRLVLVLDITDFEALEKFLTRWMLAAGVALIGITLLMGAYAMARLVRPLVELARDIGALRPEQRAQQIAVGAQGSAELYVIADALNDYLERNGQFVERERAFIDSASHELRTPIAVIGNAVELALEQPGTPPAVRHQLRRIAQTSASVEQLITLLLVLAKDPSRLVGSSDTLRLDHLIPEIVADHAHLCADKDLQLVIEPLPPCSLNAPVAIVQTAIGNLLRNAIENSDRGIIRIALTAPGVVRIADPGHGMTPEEISAIYARLARGNARQGNGIGLELIGRLCEHLGWKLSLESDAGQGTVATLDLFGANAASEAAHA; encoded by the coding sequence ATGGCTAAGCCGCGCCCGCTGGGACGTCGGGTCATGGTGTGGCTGTTCGGCTACAGCCTGCTGATGACGTTGGCTGTGTTCGGCACCGCGCAATACCTGCACGAGCGCGCCGAGCATGGCGTGTGGCGCTCGTTGCTCAATTCGGAATTGGACAGCATCCTGGACAGCAGCGCGCAAAGTCCCGGTTACCACTGGCAGGATTCGGACACCTTGCGGTTGTATCGCCTCGATGGCAGCACCTCCGTGCCGCCGGTGTTGCGCACGCTGCATCCGGGTTTGCACGAGCGTGAAATCGATGGCCGCCCGAGTGCATTGATGGTGCGCGACACGCCGCGGGCGGGTCGTCTCGTGCTTGTGCTGGACATCACCGACTTCGAAGCGCTGGAAAAATTCCTCACCCGCTGGATGTTGGCCGCCGGCGTTGCCTTGATCGGCATCACCTTGCTGATGGGCGCCTATGCCATGGCACGACTGGTGCGCCCTTTGGTGGAGCTGGCCCGCGATATCGGCGCGCTGCGCCCCGAACAGCGTGCGCAGCAGATTGCCGTGGGCGCGCAGGGCAGCGCCGAGCTATACGTCATCGCCGATGCGCTCAACGATTACCTGGAGCGCAATGGCCAGTTTGTCGAGCGCGAGCGGGCCTTCATCGACAGCGCCAGTCACGAGCTGCGCACGCCGATCGCGGTGATCGGCAATGCGGTGGAACTGGCGCTTGAGCAACCCGGTACCCCGCCGGCGGTGCGCCATCAGTTGCGGCGCATCGCACAGACCAGCGCATCGGTGGAGCAGCTGATCACCTTGTTGCTGGTGCTGGCGAAAGACCCCAGCCGGCTGGTGGGCAGCAGCGATACGTTGCGGCTGGACCATCTGATTCCGGAGATCGTCGCCGACCACGCGCATTTATGCGCAGACAAGGATCTGCAGCTGGTCATCGAGCCGTTGCCGCCGTGCAGCCTTAACGCTCCGGTTGCCATCGTGCAGACCGCCATCGGCAATCTGCTGCGCAACGCGATCGAAAACAGCGACCGCGGCATCATCCGCATTGCGTTAACGGCGCCTGGCGTGGTGCGCATCGCCGACCCCGGCCACGGCATGACGCCGGAAGAAATCAGCGCGATCTACGCACGCCTGGCACGCGGCAATGCGCGGCAGGGTAACGGCATTGGCCTGGAGCTGATCGGCCGGCTGTGCGAGCACCTGGGTTGGAAGCTCAGCCTCGAATCCGATGCAGGGCAGGGCACCGTCGCGACGCTGGATCTGTTCGGTGCCAACGCGGCGAGCGAGGCGGCGCACGCATAG
- the minE gene encoding cell division topological specificity factor MinE: protein MGLLDFLKSKKNTAETAKNRLQIIIAQERNHRGGPDYLPLLQRELLEVIKKYVNIDADAVRVDLVKDGEHDVLDISVALPEDGDK, encoded by the coding sequence ATGGGCCTGCTCGATTTTCTCAAGAGCAAGAAGAACACCGCCGAGACGGCCAAGAACCGCCTGCAGATCATCATTGCGCAGGAGCGCAACCACCGCGGCGGGCCGGATTACCTGCCGCTGCTGCAGCGCGAATTGCTGGAAGTGATCAAGAAGTACGTCAACATCGACGCCGACGCGGTGCGGGTTGATCTGGTCAAGGACGGCGAGCACGACGTGCTGGATATTTCTGTCGCCCTGCCCGAAGACGGCGACAAGTAA